In methanogenic archaeon ISO4-H5, the following are encoded in one genomic region:
- a CDS encoding copper translocating P-type ATPase — MSEQKETFRIGGMSCAACAVKIETFTKKLPGVTDSVANFGNNTATITYDDERSSREEVVKAIVKAGYTVIEGDTTEADRREARERKINLAIAMVFAIPLTIYAMVGMLTDINVPFEHDNNHITYAVIQMVLCIPVLWSGRRFYIRGIPALLRRSPNMDTLVALGTGIGFCYSLYLLGMMISVNEPEANMDYMMHLAFDSAAMIIAFVSIGKYLEAMGKVKTNDAVSELLKKEPQEASVIRDGKETRIPVSEIAIGDTVLVRAGESIPVDGVITEGDSDIDESMLTGESIPVMKKTGDTVYTATVNGSGSLRIRTQQTGKNTLLHQIITMIEGAQGTKAPIARMADKVAGVFVPAVLLIAAVCCAAWFLSGRSVSFSITVMVSVLVISCPCALGLATPLAIIVGTGNAARQGILFKNAATLEAAGNIDLVVLDKTGTITEGHPEVTDIVPLNMTENELLALTASAEFGSQHPIAKAIVRSAEERGMEIASVSGFDTVVGKGIVCTVNGRKVAVGNASLMEEVGTDISAAAEHYNSLTAEAKTCMFVSADGTIAGIVAVADPLRPTSSEAVSLIKSMGAMPVMVTGDNRQTAEAVAHAVGINEVKSEVLPQDKLAIVKKYQIMQKTVAMAGDGINDAPALTQANVGMAVGSGTDIAIGAADVVLMNSDPRSVPVAMDIGRKTVTNIRQNLFLAFVYNAICIPIAAGLPYLLGMGEFSHMPMLAAAAMSCSSVSVTLNALRMRGYRPAFANQ, encoded by the coding sequence ATGAGCGAACAGAAGGAGACGTTCCGCATCGGCGGCATGTCATGCGCCGCCTGTGCGGTGAAAATCGAGACGTTCACCAAGAAGCTCCCCGGCGTCACCGACAGCGTGGCCAATTTCGGCAACAACACTGCCACAATCACCTACGATGATGAGAGATCCTCCCGTGAGGAGGTCGTCAAGGCCATCGTCAAGGCCGGCTACACGGTCATCGAGGGAGATACCACCGAAGCTGACCGCAGGGAAGCCAGGGAAAGGAAGATCAATCTCGCCATCGCGATGGTCTTCGCCATCCCCCTCACGATCTACGCGATGGTGGGCATGCTCACCGACATAAACGTCCCCTTCGAACACGACAACAACCACATCACCTACGCCGTCATTCAGATGGTGTTGTGCATCCCGGTCCTGTGGTCGGGAAGGAGATTCTACATCCGCGGGATACCCGCACTCCTGCGCAGAAGTCCGAACATGGACACTCTCGTGGCCCTCGGAACAGGTATCGGATTCTGCTACAGTCTTTACCTTCTGGGTATGATGATTTCGGTCAACGAACCCGAAGCCAACATGGACTACATGATGCATCTTGCCTTCGATTCCGCGGCCATGATTATCGCCTTCGTCTCCATCGGGAAGTACCTGGAGGCCATGGGCAAGGTCAAGACCAACGATGCGGTCAGCGAACTGCTGAAGAAGGAACCGCAGGAGGCCTCCGTCATCCGCGACGGGAAGGAAACCAGGATCCCTGTATCGGAGATAGCGATCGGCGATACGGTCCTGGTGAGGGCGGGCGAGAGCATCCCGGTAGACGGGGTCATCACGGAAGGCGACTCCGATATCGATGAGTCCATGCTCACCGGCGAGAGCATCCCCGTGATGAAGAAAACCGGAGACACGGTATACACTGCTACCGTCAACGGCTCCGGCAGCCTCCGCATCAGGACGCAACAGACCGGCAAGAACACCCTTCTGCATCAGATAATAACAATGATCGAAGGTGCACAGGGCACCAAAGCCCCCATCGCACGCATGGCAGACAAGGTCGCAGGAGTATTCGTCCCTGCGGTGCTCCTCATCGCTGCGGTGTGCTGTGCGGCATGGTTCCTTTCCGGCAGGAGTGTGTCGTTCTCCATCACGGTCATGGTGTCCGTGCTGGTGATCTCCTGTCCCTGCGCCCTCGGACTGGCGACTCCTCTGGCGATCATAGTGGGCACCGGCAATGCGGCGAGACAGGGCATCCTGTTCAAGAACGCCGCCACCCTGGAGGCCGCGGGGAACATAGACCTGGTGGTCCTCGACAAGACGGGAACTATCACCGAAGGCCATCCGGAAGTGACCGATATTGTTCCGCTGAATATGACCGAAAACGAACTGCTGGCACTTACGGCTTCGGCAGAGTTCGGATCGCAGCACCCCATCGCCAAGGCCATCGTCAGAAGCGCTGAGGAAAGGGGCATGGAAATCGCATCTGTATCCGGATTCGACACCGTGGTCGGAAAGGGAATTGTCTGCACCGTGAACGGCAGGAAGGTCGCAGTGGGCAATGCATCCCTTATGGAGGAAGTCGGCACGGACATCTCCGCCGCTGCTGAACACTACAATTCGCTCACCGCAGAGGCCAAGACCTGCATGTTCGTCTCTGCGGACGGAACCATCGCAGGAATCGTGGCGGTAGCTGACCCGCTCAGACCCACCTCATCAGAGGCTGTTTCACTCATCAAATCGATGGGTGCCATGCCGGTCATGGTGACCGGGGACAACAGACAGACCGCGGAGGCCGTGGCACACGCCGTCGGTATCAATGAAGTCAAGTCCGAAGTCCTTCCCCAGGACAAGCTGGCTATCGTGAAGAAATACCAGATTATGCAGAAGACCGTGGCCATGGCCGGAGACGGGATAAACGATGCCCCCGCACTGACCCAGGCCAACGTAGGCATGGCAGTGGGTTCCGGCACAGACATCGCCATAGGCGCGGCGGACGTGGTCCTCATGAACAGCGATCCGAGATCGGTGCCTGTCGCCATGGACATCGGCAGGAAGACGGTCACCAACATCCGTCAGAATCTATTCCTTGCCTTCGTTTACAATGCGATATGTATACCCATCGCAGCAGGACTCCCGTACCTTCTGGGTATGGGGGAATTCAGCCACATGCCCATGCTGGCGGCCGCGGCCATGTCCTGCTCCTCGGTATCGGTTACCCTCAACGCTCTGAGGATGCGCGGATACAGACCGGCGTTCGCGAATCAGTGA
- a CDS encoding cobalamin biosynthesis protein CbiX has product MKGILICAHGSTESETGSAVREHSARVSSLTGFPVYYGFNASEEPSITDALHKMSADGFDNVIVIPLFFAPGFLANKIVPKALGMEPETTEGEVTIEGHTIRIRITGVFGDHPGMKDVLREVISSCGASAKDTAVILIGHGSKDGKNSATVRYNASFVSEMGYEVFCAYNEMQSPTVEEALKSALGTGCKQIIAIPMFVSPSVHSTEEIPAKLGIKEGRKTAVGNTEVIYCQEIGMHPKIADILAERAGSV; this is encoded by the coding sequence ATGAAAGGAATCCTCATCTGTGCACATGGTTCGACAGAGTCTGAGACAGGCAGTGCGGTAAGAGAACACAGCGCCCGCGTATCGTCGCTGACCGGCTTTCCGGTGTATTACGGATTCAACGCCAGCGAGGAACCTTCCATAACGGATGCTTTACACAAGATGTCGGCGGACGGTTTCGATAACGTCATCGTCATCCCCCTTTTCTTCGCACCGGGATTCTTGGCGAACAAAATAGTTCCCAAAGCACTGGGCATGGAACCCGAGACCACTGAGGGCGAGGTTACGATAGAAGGGCATACTATCAGAATCCGTATAACCGGTGTGTTCGGCGACCATCCCGGAATGAAAGACGTCCTTCGGGAGGTGATATCCTCGTGCGGAGCGTCTGCGAAAGACACCGCGGTCATTCTGATCGGACACGGTTCCAAGGACGGAAAGAATTCTGCTACGGTCAGATACAATGCGTCCTTCGTATCCGAAATGGGTTACGAGGTGTTCTGTGCATACAATGAGATGCAGTCCCCGACGGTTGAGGAAGCCCTGAAGAGCGCTTTGGGAACAGGATGCAAACAGATAATCGCCATCCCCATGTTCGTCTCTCCCAGCGTCCACAGCACCGAGGAGATCCCCGCGAAACTCGGTATCAAGGAAGGCAGGAAGACTGCCGTCGGAAATACCGAAGTGATCTACTGTCAGGAGATCGGCATGCATCCCAAGATAGCCGATATCCTGGCCGAACGTGCGGGAAGCGTCTGA
- a CDS encoding ABC transporter permease protein translates to MHNILSETFRVAYGDLCYMKRNAIQVMVSSLVGPLLYLIAFGYGMRSGDSGYIAYVIPGIVAISSMNSGFSSSSQKILIQRLFHSSFDELILCPMHTTSIIFGKCIMGIIRGLMSGVIILCLGMLLTDGLFITPWLILMMILSSITFSLLGVAAGLLANSTPTLMMFNSVLILPMSFMCGTLFDVDALPQAASYIVWALPLSHTTSLLRAAANAPGIGWIGDQWIPILVMLIYLAAFYAICHIVIRKKLY, encoded by the coding sequence ATGCACAATATCCTGTCGGAGACGTTCAGGGTCGCCTATGGGGACCTGTGCTACATGAAGCGCAACGCGATCCAGGTGATGGTCTCCTCGCTGGTAGGTCCGCTGCTGTACCTGATCGCATTCGGTTACGGTATGCGTTCCGGGGATTCGGGATACATTGCATATGTGATCCCGGGTATCGTGGCGATCTCCTCGATGAATTCCGGGTTCTCATCCTCATCGCAGAAGATCCTCATCCAGAGGCTGTTCCATTCCAGTTTCGATGAGCTGATCCTCTGCCCCATGCATACGACCTCCATAATCTTCGGAAAGTGTATAATGGGAATCATCAGAGGACTCATGAGCGGAGTAATCATCCTATGTCTGGGTATGTTACTGACCGATGGTCTTTTCATCACACCGTGGCTGATTCTCATGATGATCCTGTCGAGCATCACCTTCTCGCTGCTGGGAGTCGCCGCGGGTCTTCTCGCCAACTCCACTCCCACGCTGATGATGTTCAACAGTGTCCTGATTCTGCCCATGTCGTTCATGTGCGGAACGCTGTTCGATGTAGATGCTCTGCCCCAGGCCGCATCATACATAGTCTGGGCGCTACCGCTATCCCACACGACCAGCCTGCTGCGTGCCGCAGCGAATGCCCCTGGCATCGGTTGGATTGGGGATCAGTGGATCCCCATCCTCGTGATGCTGATTTACTTGGCAGCGTTCTATGCGATATGCCACATCGTGATCAGGAAGAAGCTTTACTGA
- a CDS encoding iron chelate uptake ABC transporter permease: MDECSPLETEYRAGIRRRYILATALAVVAVAVAAVSIFCSRFSTLNPSVTWDILSVHLGGDTYPDYYENLIVWEMYVPRAILGVVAGAGLAVAGVVMQSLLRNPLAEPYTTGVASGASFGAALYIMLGISIIPVDDYNLGLTINASILALVPTFAILAISQRRSITPTTMILAGIAVMYVFRAATSLMTLYADPEAVESLYMWNVGTVGSARWDNIWIIAGSTLIGIILLWVLSHQVTMMTAGENSAKSMGVRTRLVRMVCLVVIAIMTAVIVGYCGTIGFMGLVAPHIARILVGSNLKRLLPCSAAVGAAVLVICDLIAKMASDTMHVGVITAIIGGPIFIMLLIKGARKVWY, translated from the coding sequence ATGGATGAGTGCAGCCCTCTGGAGACCGAATACCGTGCGGGGATCCGGCGCAGATACATTCTGGCAACGGCCCTTGCGGTGGTGGCAGTGGCCGTCGCAGCGGTATCGATATTCTGTTCCAGATTCTCCACGCTCAATCCTTCGGTAACGTGGGACATCCTGTCTGTGCATCTCGGAGGAGACACGTATCCCGACTATTACGAGAATCTCATCGTATGGGAGATGTACGTCCCCCGGGCCATACTCGGAGTCGTGGCCGGTGCGGGTCTGGCAGTCGCCGGAGTCGTGATGCAGTCGCTTCTGCGCAACCCCCTTGCCGAACCGTACACGACCGGTGTGGCGTCGGGAGCATCGTTCGGTGCGGCATTGTACATCATGCTCGGGATATCCATCATCCCGGTCGACGATTATAATCTGGGACTCACGATCAACGCATCTATCCTGGCACTGGTCCCGACATTCGCCATCCTGGCGATTTCTCAAAGGCGTTCGATCACCCCGACCACCATGATCCTGGCAGGAATCGCCGTCATGTACGTGTTCAGGGCAGCCACCTCGCTCATGACCCTGTATGCGGACCCTGAGGCGGTGGAATCGCTGTACATGTGGAACGTCGGAACGGTCGGATCTGCCAGGTGGGACAATATCTGGATAATCGCGGGTTCCACCCTCATAGGTATCATCCTGCTTTGGGTGCTCAGCCATCAGGTCACGATGATGACCGCGGGTGAGAACAGTGCGAAATCCATGGGTGTGCGCACCAGACTGGTGCGCATGGTGTGTCTCGTGGTCATAGCGATAATGACCGCAGTGATCGTCGGTTACTGCGGTACCATCGGATTCATGGGACTCGTCGCTCCGCATATCGCCAGGATCCTGGTGGGTTCCAATCTCAAACGTCTTCTTCCGTGTTCCGCGGCCGTGGGGGCTGCAGTGCTGGTGATCTGCGATCTGATTGCGAAGATGGCCTCCGACACCATGCACGTGGGAGTCATCACGGCGATTATCGGTGGTCCGATATTCATCATGCTTCTCATCAAGGGAGCTAGGAAGGTGTGGTATTGA
- a CDS encoding copper ion binding protein, with protein MAKLKLKIEGMACEKCVAKVEEALKNKGVSDLHVKIGSASCTYDESSVSEEQLVEAVVDAGFPAKVKKGLF; from the coding sequence ATGGCAAAACTTAAACTCAAGATTGAAGGAATGGCCTGTGAAAAGTGCGTCGCAAAGGTAGAGGAGGCTCTGAAGAACAAGGGCGTCTCCGACCTCCACGTCAAGATAGGCTCCGCCTCATGCACCTACGATGAGTCCTCGGTCTCCGAGGAACAGCTCGTCGAGGCCGTGGTGGACGCAGGGTTCCCCGCCAAGGTCAAGAAGGGCCTGTTCTGA
- a CDS encoding ABC transporter ATP-binding protein encodes MVLTEEPIIEGFGLVKRFGDLTAVDHLDITVRKGEIYGFLGPNGAGKTTTVRMLTTVDLPDEGTIKIEGFDTKTRFIDARRNIGMIQQQNSLDKDISVKENILHHALMQNLSLKEAKQRMAELSSIMELDRRMDTLVSKLSGGWKKRVAIVCSLIHDPDILFMDEPTTGLDTQSRNMLWKMIRSINKRGTTIFLTTHYIFEADSLCDRVGIINKGKMIAEGTPDELKSRIGNITLVSTDPEGNESFSYFDDRDSAKKASLEIGENNNISIRETNLEDVFLELTGRKL; translated from the coding sequence GTGGTATTGACGGAAGAACCGATCATCGAAGGTTTCGGTCTCGTCAAGAGATTCGGAGATCTCACTGCCGTAGACCATCTGGACATAACCGTCCGCAAAGGTGAGATCTACGGATTCCTCGGACCTAACGGTGCGGGCAAGACCACCACTGTCCGTATGCTGACCACCGTCGATCTCCCCGACGAGGGAACCATAAAGATCGAGGGCTTCGACACCAAGACCCGTTTCATAGATGCCCGCCGGAACATAGGGATGATCCAGCAGCAGAACAGTCTTGACAAGGACATCTCGGTCAAGGAGAACATCCTGCATCATGCACTCATGCAGAACCTCTCGCTGAAGGAGGCGAAGCAGCGCATGGCGGAGCTTTCATCCATAATGGAGCTGGACCGCCGTATGGACACACTGGTCTCCAAACTCTCCGGAGGATGGAAGAAGAGGGTGGCCATCGTATGTTCGCTGATCCATGACCCAGACATACTTTTCATGGACGAACCCACCACCGGATTGGACACCCAGTCGAGGAACATGCTGTGGAAGATGATCCGCAGCATCAACAAGCGCGGAACCACGATTTTCCTCACCACACACTACATATTCGAGGCGGACTCGCTATGCGACCGTGTCGGCATCATCAACAAAGGGAAGATGATTGCCGAGGGCACACCCGACGAACTGAAATCCCGCATTGGGAACATAACCCTGGTATCCACCGACCCCGAGGGTAACGAATCCTTCTCGTACTTCGACGACAGAGATTCTGCCAAGAAAGCATCTCTCGAGATAGGGGAGAACAACAACATCAGCATCCGCGAGACCAATCTGGAGGATGTGTTCCTCGAACTGACCGGGAGGAAGCTCTGA
- a CDS encoding iron chelate uptake ABC transporter permease inner membrane subunit, with the protein MVSDEQKSEIELAYGRYTFRKLLLIFGIICVVIIIAGVSLSQNDVGVGFVESYRYIIDHLAGKTYDRTTDLESWVADYNLWNFRLPRICMAIIVGMGLAACGVTMQALMKNPLADPYTVGISDGACFGAVAAIVVGYSFSMFNSSIGLVSNAFLGGMIPAVVIILLSRFVNMSPATTILVGVALSYIFSGLETAIMVTTDAETLKEAYLWQIGNFNGVSWNDCRIPFIVTAVCGAFLIFVSNKLNLLALGDDSASSLGLDVDTFRTICMIVVSVTVAALVSFVGIIGFVGLVAPHIVRMVTGGDNRYLIPASMVSGAAFMLLADLLSRLPNMYGYTEMELRVGLIVSIIGAPLFLYMIVRRKQKYGEGF; encoded by the coding sequence ATGGTCAGTGACGAGCAGAAGAGCGAGATAGAGCTGGCGTACGGGCGTTATACCTTCCGTAAGCTGCTCCTGATTTTCGGGATCATCTGTGTTGTAATCATAATCGCAGGCGTATCCCTGTCCCAGAATGATGTGGGTGTAGGGTTCGTCGAAAGCTACAGATACATAATCGATCACCTGGCCGGAAAGACCTACGACCGTACCACCGATCTCGAATCATGGGTGGCGGATTACAATCTGTGGAACTTCCGTCTCCCGCGTATCTGCATGGCGATCATCGTCGGTATGGGACTCGCTGCCTGCGGAGTCACCATGCAGGCTCTTATGAAGAACCCGCTCGCCGATCCTTACACAGTCGGTATCTCCGACGGAGCGTGTTTCGGAGCAGTGGCAGCCATCGTCGTCGGATATTCGTTTTCCATGTTCAATTCGTCTATCGGTCTGGTATCCAATGCCTTCCTGGGCGGAATGATTCCTGCCGTGGTCATCATCCTCCTCTCGCGTTTCGTCAACATGAGTCCGGCTACGACCATTCTGGTGGGTGTTGCTTTATCCTACATATTCAGCGGTCTGGAGACCGCGATAATGGTAACAACCGATGCAGAGACCCTGAAAGAGGCTTATCTGTGGCAGATCGGTAACTTCAACGGTGTATCCTGGAACGACTGCAGGATACCGTTCATCGTGACCGCGGTATGCGGTGCTTTCCTAATCTTCGTGAGCAATAAACTCAACCTGCTGGCACTAGGCGATGACAGTGCCTCCAGTCTGGGACTGGACGTCGATACCTTCCGTACGATATGCATGATAGTGGTGTCCGTCACCGTGGCCGCTCTGGTGAGTTTCGTGGGCATCATCGGTTTCGTCGGATTGGTGGCTCCGCACATCGTGCGCATGGTCACCGGCGGCGATAACCGCTATCTTATCCCCGCCTCCATGGTGTCCGGCGCGGCATTCATGCTGTTGGCTGACCTGTTATCCAGGCTTCCGAACATGTACGGTTACACGGAGATGGAGCTGCGTGTCGGACTTATCGTGTCCATCATCGGTGCGCCGCTGTTCCTCTACATGATCGTCCGCAGGAAGCAGAAGTACGGAGAGGGTTTCTGA
- a CDS encoding adhesin-like protein yields the protein MPKFINYWMYCQLDIMSSKSLIIAVVAIVVVAAGAGAFVVLSNNNGSSNEKAADVAGSYGLVYGNADGDTKFSDADLNIIKKVMDTPSLLKDYPLADADNNGTVEQADYDFVKSLVDGTQPADATVKVIDALKNVVTVPFPLKSIFFFGQVNGRTVANVLDLQDNIVCLATNDTYLNDIDKELMSVTNADGFSGKIPRLTSNATEQDISDLSKTTFQAAILEESGMGGYNGDAARSFYDSIGAKVLQFNFDSATTSLQSVATIGILVQKSDKAANYIDLVEDVTDTIKNKTGSKFGTATVLSVVMSNSVSGTPSDYYAATVLAGGKNIADWTTSTKKFNPSNGDTWLYESKYNANYMIHFKSMGGHSLDMDAETIKDNLKEYSAYFSETTMFKNGGYYLLNGLIPLPARLAYMAEVMYTDSVGKGYGATVFQDFVDSFTDLKDWKAADHTVMWSFKEGSGYVPAKSVTLSEESLTLGLSNSAQLTYTINDGATDTTPIWTSDNTSVATVSLGKITALAAGIATITISIGDATDTCTVTVQDVKATEIQLSKDTVSLGKDGKATLTYTITPSNASIDSFSLTSSDDSIVAVGDGVVIAKAIGIATITASVGDVSDTCVVTVSDKAVTGITWTEGQTVSKGVVQDYKTMRGTSSYDYEFVFTVAPEAANIDDLAVTSSNDSIVKVVSFDECDGKVTVVLKRVDDTTAEVVNITVSAGDQSCIAKCKCNGAK from the coding sequence ATGCCTAAATTTATAAACTATTGGATGTATTGTCAGTTGGATATTATGTCATCAAAATCCCTGATAATCGCCGTCGTGGCAATCGTAGTGGTTGCCGCAGGAGCAGGAGCCTTTGTGGTCCTCTCCAATAACAACGGCAGCAGTAACGAAAAAGCCGCCGATGTGGCCGGTTCATACGGTCTCGTCTACGGTAATGCCGACGGAGATACCAAATTCAGCGACGCGGATTTGAATATCATCAAAAAGGTGATGGACACCCCCAGCCTCCTGAAGGATTATCCCCTGGCAGACGCTGACAACAACGGAACCGTCGAACAGGCCGACTATGACTTTGTCAAGTCCCTTGTGGACGGAACCCAGCCTGCCGATGCCACTGTCAAGGTCATCGATGCCCTGAAGAATGTCGTCACAGTGCCCTTCCCCCTGAAGAGTATCTTCTTTTTCGGACAGGTAAACGGACGTACCGTTGCCAATGTCCTCGATCTGCAGGACAACATCGTCTGTCTTGCTACCAACGATACCTACCTCAACGATATCGACAAAGAGCTCATGTCTGTCACCAATGCGGATGGATTTTCCGGAAAGATCCCCCGCCTGACCTCCAATGCCACTGAGCAAGACATCTCCGATCTGTCTAAGACCACGTTCCAGGCCGCCATCCTCGAGGAGAGCGGAATGGGCGGTTACAACGGAGATGCCGCCAGGTCGTTCTATGATTCGATCGGAGCAAAGGTCCTCCAGTTCAACTTTGACAGCGCAACCACCAGTCTCCAGTCCGTGGCCACCATCGGAATCCTCGTTCAGAAGTCCGACAAGGCTGCCAACTACATCGATCTGGTCGAGGATGTCACCGACACCATCAAGAACAAGACCGGCAGCAAGTTCGGTACCGCCACCGTTCTCAGTGTCGTTATGAGTAATTCCGTCAGCGGAACTCCCTCCGACTACTATGCGGCCACTGTCCTCGCCGGCGGTAAGAACATTGCTGACTGGACCACCAGCACCAAGAAGTTCAACCCCAGCAACGGAGACACCTGGCTGTACGAGTCCAAATACAATGCCAATTACATGATCCACTTCAAGTCCATGGGAGGTCACAGCCTCGATATGGATGCGGAGACTATCAAGGACAATCTCAAGGAGTATTCTGCTTACTTCTCCGAGACCACTATGTTCAAGAACGGAGGCTACTACCTCCTCAACGGACTCATCCCTCTGCCCGCCAGGCTGGCATACATGGCCGAGGTCATGTACACCGACAGTGTCGGCAAAGGATACGGAGCAACCGTCTTCCAGGATTTCGTCGATTCATTCACTGATCTGAAGGATTGGAAGGCCGCCGATCACACCGTCATGTGGTCATTCAAGGAGGGATCCGGATACGTGCCCGCTAAATCCGTGACCCTTTCCGAGGAATCTCTGACTCTCGGACTCAGTAACAGTGCCCAGCTTACATACACCATTAACGACGGTGCTACCGACACCACTCCTATCTGGACCTCTGACAACACCTCTGTTGCCACGGTCTCGCTCGGAAAGATCACCGCACTGGCTGCCGGTATCGCCACCATCACTATTTCGATCGGTGATGCCACCGATACCTGTACCGTCACCGTCCAGGATGTAAAGGCCACCGAGATCCAGCTCTCCAAAGATACAGTATCTCTCGGAAAAGATGGCAAAGCCACCCTGACATACACCATCACTCCTTCCAACGCAAGCATCGACAGCTTCTCTCTGACCAGCAGCGACGACAGTATCGTGGCGGTAGGAGATGGGGTCGTCATCGCCAAGGCCATTGGTATCGCAACCATTACTGCATCCGTGGGCGACGTCTCGGACACATGTGTCGTTACTGTCAGTGACAAAGCTGTTACCGGAATCACCTGGACGGAAGGCCAGACCGTATCGAAAGGTGTGGTCCAGGACTACAAGACCATGAGGGGCACCTCATCCTACGATTACGAGTTCGTCTTCACTGTCGCACCCGAAGCAGCCAACATTGATGACCTGGCCGTCACCAGCAGCAACGACTCCATCGTGAAGGTCGTCAGTTTCGACGAGTGTGACGGAAAGGTGACCGTCGTCCTCAAGCGTGTCGATGATACGACTGCAGAGGTTGTGAACATCACCGTTTCCGCCGGAGACCAGTCCTGCATTGCCAAGTGCAAGTGCAACGGAGCCAAGTGA
- a CDS encoding ABC transporter ATP-binding protein, translated as MVQVDIQDLEYSYSQEAIVLNGINISIRKPQLVSIIGPNGVGKSTLIHCIDRILQPTKGTVLVDEKPVTEYGAKELAKVVGYVPYAATDTFPMTVVDTILMGRNPHRKWKSLHDDMVVVEEAMELMDIKPLAMRNFNELSAGQHQRVMLARGLAQEPQILLLDEPTANLDIRHQMEVTRLLKTLSVRKGVMVVMISHDLNLAAKYSDNIIMLSKGKVFAVGTPEEIITAENIREVYGVESEVIQSEGRPFMIIKDPSFENCGCEGEIEASVHCEDACSSTSVPEISKEVSDGQ; from the coding sequence ATGGTGCAAGTGGACATTCAGGACCTGGAGTATTCCTACTCCCAGGAGGCCATCGTTCTCAATGGGATCAATATCAGTATCAGGAAGCCGCAGCTGGTCTCCATCATCGGACCCAACGGTGTCGGGAAATCCACTCTGATACACTGTATCGACCGGATCCTCCAACCCACCAAGGGTACTGTTCTGGTCGACGAAAAACCCGTGACGGAATACGGCGCCAAGGAACTGGCCAAGGTAGTGGGATATGTCCCCTATGCTGCCACAGACACGTTCCCGATGACAGTGGTGGATACGATCCTCATGGGACGTAATCCGCACAGGAAATGGAAGTCCCTTCACGATGACATGGTGGTCGTCGAAGAGGCCATGGAGCTCATGGACATCAAGCCGCTGGCTATGCGCAACTTCAACGAGCTTTCAGCAGGACAGCATCAGCGTGTCATGCTCGCCAGGGGACTGGCCCAGGAACCCCAGATCCTCCTTCTGGACGAACCAACGGCGAATCTCGACATAAGACACCAGATGGAGGTCACGCGTCTTCTCAAGACCCTGTCCGTACGCAAGGGCGTCATGGTGGTAATGATAAGTCACGATCTGAATCTGGCGGCCAAGTATTCCGACAATATCATCATGCTTTCCAAAGGGAAGGTGTTCGCCGTCGGGACTCCCGAGGAGATCATAACCGCCGAGAATATCCGCGAGGTATACGGCGTGGAATCCGAGGTCATCCAGTCCGAGGGACGTCCGTTCATGATCATCAAGGACCCATCGTTCGAGAACTGCGGATGCGAGGGGGAGATCGAAGCTTCCGTTCATTGCGAAGACGCATGTTCCAGCACATCCGTTCCCGAGATATCCAAAGAGGTTTCCGATGGTCAGTGA